From one Rhodamnia argentea isolate NSW1041297 chromosome 1, ASM2092103v1, whole genome shotgun sequence genomic stretch:
- the LOC125314759 gene encoding uncharacterized protein YqkD-like: protein MEQFVNFVIRPPRAEYDPKTDLLDQELISHPISTDIISVYLLSSLNFVTNIRGEVLKCSHYVSVVHGRGKPLPCVIFCHGNSGCRVDAGEAAIVLLPSNITVFTLDFSGSGLSGGEHVTLGWNEKDDLSVVVDYLWADGNVSLIGLWGHSMGAVTSLMYGAEDPSIAGMVLDSPFSVLVDLMMELVDTYKYPLPKFSVNIAIQYNRRAVQKRTNFNIMELNPIKDAKTCFIPVLIGHANDDDFIRPHHSDRIFEAYVGDKKTIKLGGDHNQPRPQFYFDSISVFFRIVLQHPEDELAGAFFRNALDFLGKVRRVLIHLVFCFRLCC from the exons ATGGAGCAGTTCGTCAACTTTGTCATCCGGCCTCCCAG GGCGGAGTATGATCCAAAAACTGATTTACTAGACCAAGAGTTGATTTCCCATCCAATCTCAACTGACATAATAAGTGTTTACTTGCTGTCCTCATTGAATTTC GTCACAAACATTCGTGGTGAAGTCCTGAAATGCAGTCATTATGTATCTGTGGTTCATGGTCGAGGAAAGCCTTTGCCATGCGTAATTTTCTGCCATGGGAACAG TGGGTGCCGAGTTGATGCGGGTGAAGCAGCCATAGTTTTGCTTCCTTCAAACATTACTGTTTTCACCCTCGATTTTTCCGGATCAGGACTTTCTGGGGGAGAACATGTGACTTTGGGGTGGAATGAA AAGGATGACCTGAGTGTTGTGGTCGACTATCTTTGGGCTGATGGAAATGTCTCTTTGATCGGCTTGTGGGGTCATTCAATGGGTGCTGTTACTAG CCTAATGTATGGAGCTGAGGATCCATCAATTGCTGGAATGGTTCTTGACAGTCCCTTCTCTGTTTTAGTTGACTTGATGATGGAGTTAGTGGATACCTATAAGTATCCCTTGCCCAAGTTCAGT GTAAATATTGCAATCCAATACAACCGGAGGGCAGTccagaaaagaacaaatttcaATATCATGGAACTTAACCCCATTAAG GATGCAAAGACATGCTTCATTCCAGTTCTGATTGGGCACGCCAATGATGATGACTTTATACGTCCTCATCACTCAGATAGAATCTTTGAAGCCTATGTG GGTGACAAGAAAACTATTAAGCTTGGGGGAGATCACAACCAGCCACGTCCACAGTTCTACTTCGATTCTATAAGCGTTTTTTTCCGCATAGTTCTGCAACATCCAGAAGATGAACTGGCTGGGGCATTCTTTCGTAATGCACTCGATTTCCTTGGTAAGGTGAGAAGAGTTTTGATACATCTGGTTTTCTGCTTTCGATTATGCTGCTAG
- the LOC125313754 gene encoding membrane protein PM19L-like: MASGGAKSAAFVLLLLNLLLYFVVSVIAVWAVNHAIMRSRETASVLEVPARIFPIYFPFGNMATGYLVIFSLIAGIVGMTTSATGIQNITRGGIANLHAAAASSLITLFLTFLAMGLACKEIDIGWTDANLRTLEVMVIFVSATQLFCTGAVHAGVSDVTNTQSAYRGGRV, from the exons ATGGCTTCAGGAGGCGCGAAATCAGCAGCATTCGTCCTGTTACTCCTCAATCTCCTGCTCTACTTCGTTGTGAGTGTCATCGCCGTGTGGGCTGTGAATCATGCCATCATGAGATCTCGAGAAACTG CTTCAGTTTTGGAGGTCCCGGCCCGTATATTCCCGATATACTTTCCGTTCGGAAACATGGCAACTGGATACCTAGTCATCTTCTCACTGATCGCAGGGATCGTGGGCATGACGACTTCGGCTACCGGCATCCAGAACATCACTCGAGGGGGTATCGCAAACTTGCACGCGGCTGCCGCCTCTTCTCTCATCACTTTGTTTCTAACTTTTTTGGCTATGGG ATTGGCATGTAAGGAAATCGACATCGGCTGGACTGATGCGAATCTG AGAACTCTAGAAGTAATGGTGATATTTGTGAGTGCAACCCAGCTCTTCTGTACCGGTGCCGTTCATGCCGGGGTTTCAGATGTTACAAACACACAAAGTGCCTACCGCGGTGGAAGAGTTTGA
- the LOC115728713 gene encoding aspartic proteinase CDR1-like: protein MASAHTVVHSLLFLVLKTHLSLAATTKGSSPHRIVTRLIHRDSLLSPYYNPNDTIPDRAARILQSSTARLVYFESKVLETNVHQLNLVPSFPELFVNFSLGDPPIRQLAVMDTGSNLLWVRCAPCRNCRGQNTPVLDPLRSSTYSSVSCRTSYCSYAPRSKCDRSNWCIYNQTYYDGPSSRGVLSKDQLTFETWDDGAITVPDVVFGCGHDNGRFRDGRITGILGLGARMISLVSRLGSKFSYCIGNLMDPSYAYNHLILGEGAIFEGYSTPLEVVEGLYYVTLEGISIGQKRLDINRNAFRRTRRYDGVVIDSGSPMTWLVEGAAQAVHSEVKSLLDGVLEQVSNGASSPLCYRGTVGRDLIGFPVMTLHFADGADLGLDAASMFYQARDNMFCVAVVRSDVEGLSIVGLMAQQYYNMAFDVAGKKLSFQRIDCALLDE, encoded by the coding sequence ATGGCATCTGCACATACCGTAGTTCATTCCCTCCTGTTCTTGGTGTTAAAAACTCACCTATCCTTAGCTGCTACCACAAAGGGTTCGAGTCCTCACCGGATTGTCACCAGGCTCATTCACCGAGATTCGCTCCTCTCTCCATACTACAATCCAAATGACACCATCCCCGATCGCGCAGCACGAATCCTGCAAAGCTCGACCGCGAGATTGGTCTACTTCGAATCCAAAGTCCTAGAGACAAACGTTCATCAGCTCAACCTTGTCCCATCCTTCCCTGAGCTCTTTGTCAACTTCTCCCTGGGCGATCCTCCCATTCGGCAACTTGCCGTCATGGACACGGGAAGCAATCTCTTGTGGGTCCGATGCGCTCCGTGCAGGAATTGCCGTGGGCAAAACACTCCAGTGCTCGACCCGCTCAGGTCATCCACATACTCGAGCGTGTCCTGCAGGACTTCCTACTGCAGCTATGCCCCACGCAGCAAATGCGACCGGTCCAACTGGTGCATCTACAACCAGACATACTATGACGGCCCCTCGTCGAGAGGAGTGCTTTCCAAGGATCAGCTCACGTTTGAAACTTGGGACGATGGGGCGATCACCGTGCCCGATGTGGTGTTCGGATGCGGCCATGACAATGGGAGATTCAGGGACGGGAGGATCACGGGCATCTTGGGGCTCGGCGCCCGGATGATATCCTTAGTATCGAGGCTCGGCTCAAAATTTTCGTATTGCATCGGCAATCTGATGGACCCGAGCTATGCGTACAACCACTTGATCCTAGGCGAAGGAGCAATATTCGAGGGCTATTCGACCCCTCTCGAAGTCGTCGAGGGACTCTACTACGTAACGCTCGAAGGCATAAGCATAGGCCAGAAAAGGCTCGACATCAACCGCAATGCCTTCAGAAGGACTAGGCGATACGACGGGGTGGTCATCGACTCGGGGTCGCCAATGACTTGGCTGGTTGAAGGAGCAGCCCAAGCGGTCCACAGCGAGGTGAAGAGCCTGCTGGACGGGGTCCTAGAACAAGTCTCAAACGGGGCATCATCGCCGCTGTGCTACCGGGGAACAGTGGGGCGAGACTTGATTGGGTTCCCGGTGATGACGCTCCACTTCGCGGATGGGGCCGACCTCGGGCTGGACGCGGCGAGCATGTTCTATCAGGCGAGGGACAACATGTTCTGCGTGGCGGTGGTCCGGAGCGACGTGGAGGGCCTGTCGATAGTCGGGCTGATGGCGCAGCAGTACTACAACATGGCCTTCGACGTCGCCGGGAAGAAGCTGTCCTTCCAGAGAATCGACTGTGCGCTTCTTGATGAGTAG
- the LOC125313732 gene encoding BI1-like protein isoform X1: MDGYARVGKLEKDLELGNGETLYPGLSYGENQLRWGFIRKVYGILAAQIVLTTVVSSVTVLYAPVNDLLRGNSGLLLFLMFLPLLLLWPLHIYQQKHPLNFVFLGLFTLSLSLTVGVSCANTDGRIVLEALILTSSVVCALTGYTFWASKKGKDFSYLGPILFTGLIVLIMTSFMQVGLFNRMYNMPTTPLACFHKLIQIFFVMTMQMMFPVGPTSVAIYGGIAAIIFSGYIVYDTENLIKRFTYDEYIWASVTLYLDILNLFLTILRMLRQGDN; this comes from the exons atggacggATACGCGAGGGTGGGCAAGTTGGAGAAGGACCTAGAGCTCGGAAATGGGGAGACGCTGTACCCGGGCCTGAGCTACGGCGAGAACCAGCTCCGATGGGGCTTCATCCGCAAGGTGTACGGGATCCTCGCCGCGCAGATCGTCCTCACCACCGTCGTCTCCTCCGTCACCGTCCTCTACGCCCCCGTCAACGACCTCCTCCGCGGGAACTCCGGCCTCTTGCTCTTCCTCATGTTCCTCCCCCTCCTTT TGTTGTGGCCTCTTCACATTTATCAGCAGAAGCACCCATTGAACTTTGTCTTCCTCGGTCTCTTTACCTTGTCACTGAGCCTCACTGTTGGTGTCAGCTGTGCAAATACCGATG GAAGAATTGTCCTTGAAGCCTTGATTTTGACCTCATCAGTGGTTTGTGCCTTGACTGGATACACTTTCTGGGCTTCTAAGAAGGGCAAGGATTTCAGCTATCTTGGTCCAATCCTCTTTACCGGCCTCATTGTTCTCATCATGACTAGCTTCATGCAGGTTGGGCTCTTCAACCGCATGTATAATATGCCTACAACACCTCTCGCATGCTTTCATAAACTCATTCAGATTTTCTTTGTTATGACTATGCAGATGATGTTCCCGGTTGGCCCTACATCAGTGGCCATCTATGGTGGAATAGCTGCTATCATCTTCTCAGGGTACATTGTTTATGACACCGAGAACTTGATCAAGCGCTTTACCTACGATGAGTACATTTGGGCATCCGTCACTCTTTATCTGGACATCCTGAACCTGTTCCTTACCATTTTGAGGATGCTGAGGCAGGGAGACAATTAG
- the LOC125313732 gene encoding BI1-like protein isoform X2, which translates to MDGYARVGKLEKDLELGNGETLYPGLSYGENQLRWGFIRKVYGILAAQIVLTTVVSSVTVLYAPVNDLLRGNSGLLLFLMFLPLLLLWPLHIYQQKHPLNFVFLGLFTLSLSLTVGVSCANTDGRIVLEALILTSSVVCALTGYTFWASKKGKDFSYLGPILFTGLIVLIMTSFMQMMFPVGPTSVAIYGGIAAIIFSGYIVYDTENLIKRFTYDEYIWASVTLYLDILNLFLTILRMLRQGDN; encoded by the exons atggacggATACGCGAGGGTGGGCAAGTTGGAGAAGGACCTAGAGCTCGGAAATGGGGAGACGCTGTACCCGGGCCTGAGCTACGGCGAGAACCAGCTCCGATGGGGCTTCATCCGCAAGGTGTACGGGATCCTCGCCGCGCAGATCGTCCTCACCACCGTCGTCTCCTCCGTCACCGTCCTCTACGCCCCCGTCAACGACCTCCTCCGCGGGAACTCCGGCCTCTTGCTCTTCCTCATGTTCCTCCCCCTCCTTT TGTTGTGGCCTCTTCACATTTATCAGCAGAAGCACCCATTGAACTTTGTCTTCCTCGGTCTCTTTACCTTGTCACTGAGCCTCACTGTTGGTGTCAGCTGTGCAAATACCGATG GAAGAATTGTCCTTGAAGCCTTGATTTTGACCTCATCAGTGGTTTGTGCCTTGACTGGATACACTTTCTGGGCTTCTAAGAAGGGCAAGGATTTCAGCTATCTTGGTCCAATCCTCTTTACCGGCCTCATTGTTCTCATCATGACTAGCTTCATGCAG ATGATGTTCCCGGTTGGCCCTACATCAGTGGCCATCTATGGTGGAATAGCTGCTATCATCTTCTCAGGGTACATTGTTTATGACACCGAGAACTTGATCAAGCGCTTTACCTACGATGAGTACATTTGGGCATCCGTCACTCTTTATCTGGACATCCTGAACCTGTTCCTTACCATTTTGAGGATGCTGAGGCAGGGAGACAATTAG
- the LOC115728715 gene encoding BSD domain-containing protein 1-like, whose product MDFFKSVFSDDPPPPTPQSPQSPRLDPDPEPKSPGSSGAWSFGGLIKTLATRSESVIESYRHDLGEFGSGLRKETAVIREAASRAVKDLPTSLEAGASVAQESLESVGQAIDDIGATVLKSTAEILSHGKEVLLDLDSDSSDYSSSGARLNSAGAQNSDVKKYSRFDAQVRAIQSDASVYCEEPEGLEEYGEWKLGFSLEEKREEIGSLTGEGGAMKEIYEKVVPEEVDHENFWYRYFYRVHKLKAAEDARARLVKRAISGDEEEDLRWDFEDEDEEGEALEAKSENAGLAKNVPDSVKTEEGAGETSSSRLVQVQEKSVAGEEEKSDSDTSGSDASEVKVDERSNMEGKIDKTDTSSSCKDSDVSIISTQPSMPEMADLGWDEIEDVVSNDEGKMDSVSSANRVDLRKRLSAAEEDDLPWDIEDGDEEEPPKL is encoded by the coding sequence atgGATTTCTTCAAATCAGTCTTCTCCGACGACCCACCTCCTCCCACCCCGCAATCTCCCCAAAGCCCTCGCCTCGACCCCGACCCGGAACCGAAAAGCCCCGGATCATCCGGCGCGTGGAGCTTCGGGGGGCTGATCAAAACCCTGGCCACCAGATCGGAGTCGGTGATCGAGTCCTACCGCCACGATCTCGGGGAGTTCGGGTCCGGGCTCCGGAAGGAGACGGCGGTCATCCGCGAGGCCGCCTCCCGCGCCGTCAAGGACCTACCCACCTCGCTCGAGGCCGGCGCGTCGGTCGCGCAGGAGTCGCTCGAGTCGGTCGGGCAGGCCATCGATGACATTGGCGCCACCGTGTTGAAGTCCACGGCCGAGATCCTTTCTCACGGTAAGGAGGTCCTGCTGGATCTCGATTCCGATTCGTCCGATTATAGCAGTAGCGGCGCGCGGCTGAACAGCGCCGGTGCTCAGAATTCGGATGTGAAGAAGTACAGCAGGTTCGATGCGCAAGTGCGCGCGATTCAGAGTGATGCGAGTGTGTACTGCGAGGAGCCGGAGGGTTTGGAGGAGTATGGCGAGtggaaattagggttttcgTTGGAGGAGAAAAGGGAGGAGATTGGGAGTTTGACTGGGGAGGGTGGAGCGATGAAGGAAATTTATGAGAAGGTTGTGCCCGAGGAAGTTGATCATGAGAATTTCTGGTATAGATACTTTTACAGAGTGCATAAGCTCAAGGCAGCAGAGGATGCCAGAGCTAGGCTCGTGAAGCGGGCAATCTCTGGGGATGAAGAGGAGGATTTGAGGTGGGATTtcgaggatgaagatgaggaaggaGAAGCATTGGaggcaaaaagtgaaaatgccGGGTTGGCGAAAAATGTGCCGGACTCTGTGAAAACGGAGGAGGGCGCTGGCGAAACTTCATCGTCCAGGCTTGTCCAGGTTCAGGAGAAGAGTGTAGCCGGCGAAGAGGAGAAGTCGGATTCAGATACGTCGGGTAGTGATGCATCGGAAGTTAAAGTTGACGAGAGATCAAATATGGAAGGGAAGATCGATAAGACAGATACCAGCAGCTCGTGCAAGGATAGCGATGTGTCGATTATTTCGACGCAGCCGTCGATGCCCGAGATGGCAGACCTCGGGTGGGATGAGATCGAAGACGTGGTCAGCAATGACGAGGGTAAGATGGACAGTGTTTCCAGCGCAAACAGGGTCGATTTGCGGAAACGCCTGAGCGCCGCAGAAGAGGATGATTTACCTTGGGACATCGAGGACGGCGACGAGGAGGAGCCTCCCAAATTGTGA